A section of the Corynebacterium tuberculostearicum genome encodes:
- the tsaE gene encoding tRNA (adenosine(37)-N6)-threonylcarbamoyltransferase complex ATPase subunit type 1 TsaE has protein sequence MRNSFPESGSRDLSTVEDTYAFGEELGAALEAGDVVILDGPLGAGKTTLTQGVAKGMQVKGRVTSPTFVIARVHRSTVGGPDLVHVDAYRLLDEGGANSGDPLGELDALDLDTELEDAVVIAEWGGGLVEQIAERYLFISIDREPAEYAGAEEDVRRFTWSWKNGA, from the coding sequence ATGCGCAATAGCTTTCCCGAATCCGGCAGCCGCGACCTATCCACGGTGGAAGACACCTATGCCTTTGGTGAAGAGCTAGGTGCGGCGCTTGAAGCCGGCGATGTAGTGATCCTGGATGGGCCGTTGGGGGCTGGAAAGACGACGCTGACGCAGGGCGTCGCCAAGGGCATGCAGGTTAAAGGCCGCGTTACCTCGCCAACCTTCGTTATCGCCCGCGTGCACCGCTCCACGGTGGGTGGGCCAGACCTTGTGCATGTGGATGCCTACCGCCTGCTCGATGAAGGCGGCGCTAATTCCGGGGACCCGCTAGGGGAACTGGACGCCTTGGACTTGGACACGGAGCTGGAAGATGCCGTGGTTATTGCCGAATGGGGCGGGGGACTGGTGGAACAGATTGCGGAGCGCTACCTATTTATCAGCATCGACCGCGAGCCAGCAGAATATGCCGGCGCAGAAGAGGATGTTCGCCGCTTCACATGGTCTTGGAAAAATGGTGCATAA